The sequence below is a genomic window from Calypte anna isolate BGI_N300 chromosome 4A, bCalAnn1_v1.p, whole genome shotgun sequence.
GGGAGGACAGCAGCATCCTTGGAATGGTTGTTTTCTTGGAGTTACTATTTAGTGGAGCTTTTCATTTACCATCATCTCTGCTTAAGTGATGTGTTGGCCTCCAGGATACATCTAAAGTAAAACCTGGCTAAGCATGTACATTTCTTGCTGCCTTGAAAAGTTAAAATGAATGTGTTTGTGCAGATGTGGGTGAGACAAAACATCCAGAAAGAAGCCCTCTGTAAAATAAGGCTTAACTCAAATTAAGACATGTAACACACTTTTAGAAAGCTGCTACAGGGAGGCTGTAATCCTGCCAGTGTTCACTGACCTGTGACATGCTGTTCTGAGCTGCAGTCTGCTTTCTATCAGGCTCCCTCCAAGTTCTTTTTTAGCACtgtttttggttgggtttgttgggtttttttaccagaaAGTAGTGGTGCCTATTTTTCCTTGTTGTCCAGCCAACTTCTCTGCATGGTGTGCTTTCATGGTATTGAGTCTTGCTTCCTTGCAGGGATTCACTGGATACCAGGTGAAATGAGTCCAGTTTGTTGAGATCAGAACCAGATTTAGGGGCATTCAGGAGATCTGTGCCTTGATGATGGTCTTGGTGGAACATTGCTTCTTAGTACCTATTTCAAAAATTTGCCTTGTGAATAAAAGATTTGGATTTTTGCAAAGAAGCAATTTTAATTACTTGCAGAACAATCtctgtttgtttgtattttatttactatGAAAATCAGCTGTTAAAGTAATGTCTTGAACTTATCTTGAGAGATGCCACCATCCTTTAGCTTAGCAGTTTGTAAACCTTTGCAGAGGGGCTGAATATTGGCTTAGATGTACATGAATCAACAGAGCAAGCCCCTAGTTCTTGTTGGGAGTTTTGAGAAGTTTGTCATGCTGTTGGTTAGTGACATCAACACACCACTTAAAAAATGTGTGGTTAAGCATTAAAAAGTGAGTGTGCCTTGGCAAGGAGAACAGAATTAAATACAAACAGTGGTCTGAAATTTAATGGAAAAACATAACACATTCAGTGATGATAGCTGAGGGCAAGCTCATGGTTAAACCGCAGTGAGAGTGAGCTTTGCAGATGCAAACTTGATGGGCTGCATGTGTTATTGCTGCAGTCAAGCCCCAGACTTTCCCAATTAAATGAAATGTGCTCCTCTGGGGAGGGTATTCCTCAGAGAGCAGAGCTTTTCACCACCTTATGCTTCTGCCATACCACACTGAAATGGTTTTTGAATACTTGAGttggttaaaaaagaaaagctgtgtgaaAAGAGGTGGGTTTAGAAAGTGTTCTGtgcctgatttttctctttttttacctATAGGGAAAGAAATTTCTGGGTGGCAAGAAAGCAGAATCttcaatttttaatgaattctgAACCTTGCCATGAATTTGACTCTGTCAAACTAAGTTATTTTGTATGCTTATGCAACAAAAGGTGGTCATTATCCCCAAGGATTCTTCCCTCTAGGAGTGTTTGGTTCTGTAGCAGTAACTGAGTATAGACTGTTAGTGATTTAACCACACGTGgcatttccagccctttttttgtgagctgtgccaggggcaCTGGCTCTGAGCTCTGCCTTGGATCACTGCTCAGGGCTCCTGGAGTTGTGCAGCTGCCTCGAGTTTCCTTGTGACAATAGGTTTAAGGAGCACACTGCAGACACAACTTGAACCAGTGTAATTTAACTGCATGAATTTTCATCAGGGTTACTTTAGTAATGTGGGTGCCTAAGAGCAGAAAtaagcagctccctgctgggtTTATTTATTCCACATTCCCAGGGGACACTGATCTTTAGCAGGCTGCCATAACACTTCTCACAGGAGCTTGAAAACAAGTTGCTTGATGTGGAGAAGCACCAAGGTGCTTTGTATTTCCACTGATTGCATAAGTGCTGTGTGATTCTCTGCCCTTTGTGGGAATGCTCCTTGTTCTTTCAGTGTGACAGTTTGAGCCTTGAGAtatctgaaagcattttcttaCTTTTGAGTGGAAATGCCTTGAAAATGCACCTGTAGTACTGTGCATCTTTTTATTAGTGATAGTTATCTTGTCACTGAGGGCTGCATCAGGTTGCCTTAACACTTTAGGTAACCTGGCTGTTAAAGGTGCTgacaggagaggagcagaaataTGTTAGGACCCAGAGGAGACTTGTGTCTTTTTAGAGCAAGTACCCCAGGAGTCTCCAGGCAGTTAAAAGCTACACGAGCTTTGTCAGCTTAAGATAAATGCATGAGAACCAAGTGCACaacagaaaagagggaaaatttgcttttgcattCTGTGGTCATTGCTTTAAAGCAGTTCTGTCACTGATGTAGGTTACTggctttattttgtgttttttttttttctgagataaaGAAGTGAAAGAAACTATTGTGTGAGAAAAtgtaaacttattttttccagttcactTAAAACATAAAGTGCTGATCAGGATTACAGGTATCAGAATTCTTAATTTCAAGCAGATTCTGTTGTCACGTCTGCCTGATCATACCAAGTGTGAGACCCTTTAGGAAAGGTGGGGTGGACTAGgatgagactgaaaaaaacaatacaCCTTCTGtatgttattttttcccatttctttttatgCTGTGAAGAGTGTATTATCTGTGGACCACATGATTTGAAAAAGTAGTTTTGAAGCTACAGTTTGGTCATAGACTTTATAAAGACTCCCTTTAAGGGATCTTAAAATTCATATGGTGTTTAATGTCTCTTGTTTAGTAGATAAGCTGCAGCCTGTATTCCTTGTTGTCTTTTTGACATCTGAAAGGTAACTGTCATGATTAACAGTATGCTGAAGCTGGGTTGCTGTCATGGGTAAGTGCAGCAGAATAATGCTTTTCCTGCCCTGCCCTTGGAAAAAAGCACATGGGTGAAATTTTGTGCTTGGGTCTTTGAGCTAGaaccaaagcaaaccagcaGTGAGGCAGGAGGTCTGTAGGAACCTTGCAGGGCAGGATTAAATGTCAGCTGGTAGTGCTTGGGAATAATAGCAGTTTGAATTCATGGAGTTTACCCAGAAATTGCTTCTGCACATTTCGTGGCTCAAACTAGAACTGTAAGCTGTGTGACTGACTTTTCCAGGCCTTGTGTTGAAATTTCAGCAAAATcagcaaaaagagagagatggtTACTTTTTTATCATGGGGTCAAGAAGATAATTAACTGAGAGTGAAATGAGAAGAGCAATCAACACGTGCtgaaatggaagggaaaaatgcACAAAGCAAGGAAATCAGGGCATGCCTTAAATTAGGCTGCTAGAAGTATTGTGAATTGTTGAACCCTCCACTTGGATGGTTGAGAAATCAAGGTGGGAATCCCAGTCACACAGCCCATCATGGAAAAGGGGCACAGAAGATATGGGGGACTTTTGTCAGAAAGCTCCTGCCTTTAATCtacatttaaagtaaaaatctaaacaaaatcTGGGGGAAGGTTTGCTAAGGTAAACACAGTCTTGAGGGTTCCATGTGATACACATAGGAAAGCCAAACTGACCAGGTCCATCCAAGAGCAGAATGGTTAGAGAGGCACCCTGAAGTGTTGCTGAGCATAGCAGTAAAACACAGCTCTGAACCTTCTGGGGCATTCATTGCAGAATCCAGGAGTAGGATGCTATGGACCCTCTCTTCCTAAGCTCTCTGCAGATCACACTTATGTCATCCAAGTGCattcccagctcagctgcaaggTGCCATTTTCCTCTGGCATCATTGCAAATTCAACCTATGCAGAAATTGGTCTGCATTTtactgttttgggttttttctgctccactctgggATCAGAAGCCAGCATGACTTTGTCTTCTCAGTTCTTTGCTGCTGACATCTGCATGGCTGCTCCCCCAGCTCAGAAATAATTGTGACTGCCAATGTAAGCTTTTGGAGATGGcaatggaatggtttgggttttgggcCATCCCTGTGCAGGTAGGGCTTTGGAAGGCCCTCTGAAGTACCTGGTTACACTTCATGATTATGGATCAGTGCAGGTATTTGATACAGAAATGCAAGCACCTCCCATGGGTTGTGTGTGTTGACCTGAGCAAAGCTGTCCCCACTGCCCTGATCTGAATTGGAGATGTGAAAagggaagcagcacagcagtaGGATCACATCATGCTGTGGTCACAGGAGAAGCACCAGGGGTAGCCCCACAAATTTTGGCAGGTGAGAGCAGACATTTCAGGACCTGAAAGGCTTCCTTTGCCTTTGAGGACATGGACTTGGCACAGGAAGGCAAAACCAAGCCCTTAGCCTTTTGTGATTGCCCTGAATTGTGCTTAACTCCTGGCAAAAGCCCCTAATGCCCTCCCTGCAGGTTCCCTGTGCcaggaagcagcaaagcaaTGGCATAAACTGTTGTCTAATGGCAGGGTGTAGCAAGGGCTTCATAGCACAAGGTCTTTGCTCAGGATTCCAGGCTTCCCCTGTGAGCGCATTTCAGCTTTATAGCTTGATTTCCCTCCTAATCCAAAGCCCTGCTAAGCTGAGAAATTGCTGGAGAAATACATGTGTGCATATTCCATGTAATTCCCCCCAAAGTCACTGCAGCAGTGCTCCTGAGGCTGCCTGTCCCTAGAGCACTTTGCAGCTTCTGATGCTGGCTGGGGTTTGTCAGTTTTGTCACTGACTTGGCTGAGCTGTGAAGATGCCAGCAGGCTGGTCAGTGATCAGGGCTTCCATATCTCAGCAGTGATCCTGGACAGGAGAAAGGAGGGCAGTGTAAATAAATGATCTGGGGGATGGGCTACAGGTCTGTTGCAGGCAGGGTGGCTGGGACAGGACCATGGAAAAGAGGATGGAATCAGGGGTGGCTGTCACAAGGTGACAAAGGTTTCTTTCTTTGGGACTGGCCATGCAGCCTCAggaagcagggcaggagagTGGGCTGATAGAAGATGTGCCTCAAATCCTCAGTTATTAAACCATCCCTTTGTGCAGAATCATGAGTGTTGGAAGAGAGATGCTTGTGtaattgtgattatttttttttgtttgttcaacAATGCAGTCACCCGCAAAGACTTGCTAAAAGAAAGTAGgaataggaggaaaaaagaagtggGAAGCTGAGCTGAACACTTGTTTCCTGATAAGCACCAGTAGCTCACTGGTGTCTGAGGTGCAGGGGGGGTGATGCAGGGAGGTGATGACTTGCAGCCCTTGGGAAGGCTGGCACCCAGCAGGCAGCTCTCTCCCTGCCATTTCTCAGCAGGAAACACTGGTTTATGCTCTGGCTCTAACCAGATGGTGCTGTCAGAAACTTGTGAGTTGTGTGCTGAACCTGAACATCTTCCAATGGATACCCACCATAAATCCTTGTCCCAGGAGGGTTTCCCCCTGGAGGACTCTCCCTGGTTGTAAACAGAAGCTCAGGGCTAAGTTTTTGAGGGTTAGAAGAACAGATTGGCGTTTTGGGGGttctttttattccatttttctcttccctgcatCCTGGAGCTGTGAAATAAATGCATGTCAGGTCTGCAAAGAAGTCAAGTTTTGGATCTGTGTTTTATTCCTGTTTATTACTTCCATGAGAAATTGCTATGTGCTGCCGAGGGAGAAACTTGGTGAGGATGCACAATGCTTAAAAGCACTTGAACAAATGTTtaaggctaaaaaaaataaggttgcTAAACACTGATGACTCATTACCTGATTTAATATCAACTAAAGGGTTGATAGAAAACTCTCCTATAAAACCAGACTTGTATAAAATCACATACTTTTCCATAAaccatatatttttaaaaccatataCATTTCTTATATAAAACCAGTCTCTTTGCTTCTGGAGAGTCTGGTCCACAAATTGATATTTCACATACTGAGTTATTGACAAGACCTTGGATTGGAAGCTGAGATAGCAAGTTATTGAAATAAACTTCATTTGATACTGTAACACTTCTAAGTAAAGCAATTGTTCTTGATACAGCTCTTCAGTAATCCAGGTTTTGAGGCTAAGGATCTGAACAttaccaattattttttttttgtattgtacAAATCAACAAGCAACAGTTTCTAGTAGTAAAGAgtttaatgtgttttctttctattctttcttGATGATGAATTTActgaggttttggttttttttcttttcagttagCTTATCAGCTTCCTAACAGGAGCTGATTAAATGCTACTTCAGTATAATGAGCTAAATTTGTTTCAGAAGAGGttggtgctggagctgccagcacacCCTCcattcagtgctgctgggagcGTGACACCCAGCCTGCCATTGCAGCTCCTGTCAGCTGAGCACAGGAAAAGGCTTCCCTCACATGGAATTTGATTTTGGACCCCCCATCACACTGTGCTTGTACTTCTGATGGTCCCTTACTTGCAGCCCACCCATTCTTCTTTCAAGAAAATCCCAAAGGTTTGCTTCCCCCCCTGTTTTCCCACTTGGCTGCCCTGGGTATAGTCTGTGTAACACTACACCCATATTTGTGCAGAAATCTGTGCATTTAAGAGAATTTGGGCTCAGTTACAGCCACGTGAAGAGACTTACATGGAGCTTTTGTAGTATTTCTGGatgtaatttctatttcttgCTCAGATCAGCTCTTTTGGTATGCTCCAAATGTCAGTGTGCCTCATTATTTCAGGTCTGTTTTGGccttatttttctaattttctgcATTCTTACCCAGGTAACCTGGATGTATTCATTGGTTCACTTAGGTCTTCTGCCTGCCCATATAAAATTAATGTTGTCTCTGTCCTCTGTAActgctctttctctcttctgagTGCTGTAAAGCACACCAAATCATAACACCATTTCCAGGTTCTGCTTTTACTGCCTACAGGAAGAATATTTCCAagttttcagtttagaaaaatGCTGGGTTGAACATCTGAGGTGCACTGAATCCATAACTGCTGGAGCTGTTCTTGCTTCTTTGAGTTCATGTAAACACAGAAAGTTTGCTAAGCTCCAGGTGCCTTTCCAGCAGCCAGAGGTATTTTCACATGACTTATTTCCCCAAAAAGTGAATGCTTCAGTGGTGCTAGGACTTCTGTTAGGAGGAAGGGAGGTattgtttggtttgatttagATCATGCAAACCCAAGTGCGTTTTTTGTTGAGTCCAAATGGGCCTTCCTGTGGTTCTGCAGGCAAAACTGagcttccccagctctgcagactCAGTCTGTGATCTTCGTTTTATGCATTCAGAGCCACATTCACATAGTCAGGGATGAGAAAACATAATTGCCAACTGAAACCTTTCCTTACAGCTGTAGTTCTACAGTAGAAGaggtaaaataaatgcatgtaGTAAGTAATTTTTACTACAATAGTTTATCTGCTCAGTAGTTCAGTTTTACTGTGAAAAAtggtggggtttgtttctgGAGTTGCATCTTTTAAGAGTTAGTTTTGGAAGTGGGAAATGTATTGCATCAGTGCAGTGTGTTACCTCATTTGCAGCTATAACTACTTTTATGACTACTTCTGCACCGTTTTGTTTacaacatttcattttcttctgcagtataaagaaatgtgaaaattattATGAAGTCCTTGGGGTGTCAAAGGATGCAGGAGAAGAAGACCTGAAGAAGGCTTATAGGAAACTTGCTTTGAAATTCCACCCAGACAAAAACCATGCACCTGGAGCAACAGAggcttttaaaagtaaaataccATATTTACTTGGAATTGATTTTATGATTAAACTTTGTTAGATTAAAAGAAATCCATCTGCATTGATCACTTGTCTTTTTACAAAGCTGTCAGCATGGTGTCTTGTAGGCAATATCAAACTGACATTTTTATCTAAGAAAACAGTTGACCTTTATTTCTAACCAGAACTACAGATAAATAATGTGAGCTTTGCAACAGGGGTCAGTTTCAGAGCACTGACTCTAATTTTCAGGTAAAGGAAGCAAATAGTTGATATGTGAAACTCAGTTGCACTTTGTTGTTGACTTAACACAGTCAAGTGAATCTTACTGTCCTGAATTTTTACTATACTATTTATACTATACTATTTTTACTATAGTTTGGAAAATAAAGATGTAATTCTTAATggcaaaatgatttttttttttaatcaagagCCATGCGAGGTTACCTTTTCCTTATCATCTCTTGGTATTTGTAGGTTTACTGCTTTTCCCTCACCAAAATGTGTGTTCAAACATGGCCAACTTATAATAGTTGCCTTTGACCACTTTCTAGGTCATATTTAGAGCCTGACTTGATCTGATCTAAGTCTGCCAAAATCAGCCCTGCACGAGGAAAATAGTTTGGGAAAAGCTTTGCATCTCTTGGAATCTCCTATCAACTTCATTAAAAAACCTTCCTTAGAAAATTTTCAGTATGtatttttggtggtgttttgttttgttttgttttttcatttttctgtcctttatttcaatgaaattatattttaatcaaGTGGTGTCAAGTGGCATCAAGAAGCAAAAACCAAATGGTCACACAAGATTGCTGGCCATGACACTGAGAGGGTGGTGTCTTCACTCCATGTGCAGCCTTCTGATCTGTGGCTCCCCAAATCCCTAATTGCTGCAAAAATCTGTGAAATGACATTTCAATAAATGGCATTTATATGGTATATTTAATTTATACATGTAATTTATGGGAGGTGTCTGTTGTTCCTTGCTGCAGAGATCGGGAATGCCTACGCTGTGCTGAGCAACCCCGAGAAGCGGAAGCAGTACGACTTCACAGGCAGTGAGGAGCAGACCTGCAGTCACCCCAGCAACAGCAGATTCAACTTCCACAGAGGCTGTGAGGCAGACATTACTCCAGAGGATCTGTTCAACATGTTTTTTGGAGGGGCCTTTCCAACAGGTATTTGTACAGATCAGGATCTTCATCAGGATGCGCTGGTTCTGGCCAGACACAGTGTGGTTGTTCCAACCTGCTTCAGATCCTAACTCTTTGGTCTGCCTCACAGCTTAATTTTCCCCTAAGTGTtgttttcatggaatcatagaattggctgggttggaagggacctcagagatcatcaagtccaacccttgatccactactgctgcagttcccagcccatggcactgagtgccacatccaggctctttttaagtatctccagacacagagaatccactacttccctgggcagcccattccaatgccaatGTTTTCCCCTAAGTTGAGTTCTTTGGAGTTCCTGTGGTGTTTCTGTGGCACGTGAGATAACAAATGACTTGTCTTAgagcttaaaatatttctttagaaCAGCTTTGAGAGTCTCAAATACCTTATGTCATGGTGCAGTGATGTTAAATGCTTTATGCTGTTGCTTCTGTATTGACCTCTATGCagttttggttgttgtttgggtCTTTTTACACAATTTGAATGTGGCTGTTTCTTTCCTTAGGTAGTGTACATTCATTTTCTAATGGTCGTGCTGGCTACAGTCACCCCAATCAGCACCGTCAGAGTGGCCatgagagggaggaagagaggggtGATGTATGTTTCAGCACCATTGATTTTCAACTGTGGATTGTCAAGTTTTGCTGACAGTCACTTCCAGTGATGTGGCTGTACAGGAGCTCTGTACTGTAGAGGAGACTTTGTACTTAGGAGGCACATATTCTAAAGCTTTGCCAGGTGGTAGTCTTACCCATTGGTAGGTGGACATGCCAGGTTGAGAAGTTTATAGCCTGGTTTTGTAAATCTGTTTTTGTATGTCACTGTCTTCCCTAGTGACTGGTAGGATTAGTCTAAACATGTGACTTATTCTGGTCAGTAATCCTTgtctacatttaaaaatgtatttgggcCAAGGTAAGATTTGTGCTTAAAGGCTCAATATGAATCTGTAGGAATCAAATAGAGTCCTGTGTAAGTATGTATCACTGTATAGGTGAGGCCAAATCCTGGTGTCCAAAGTAACTGAACCCAGCTGTGTGGTAATTGCTTGTGGCTACTGCTGACCCACTGCAGCTGGAGGGCTTGATGGATATTGTGCATGCACTGGAAAGTTACAATAACACCACAAGTTTGCAGGTTTGGAGTTAAAGTTCTCCTAGAAGCTTTTGATGCTTAAAGCAGACAGTCACACTTATCACTAAATCTTGTTAAATTGACCTTTGATGCACTTGTATGAAATACCTGCCTCTGTTTTGTTCCTCAGGGAGGTTTCTCCATGTTCATTCAGCTGATGCCTATTATTGTGTTGATCCTTGTCTCCTTGTTGAGCCAGCTGATGGTATCTAACCCTCCTTATGCCTTATACCCAAGAACGTAAGTAATGCTCCATTACATTAGCTTGAAACAGAGAAGAGGGTGTTGGAATCACCCTCTCCtacttaaaagcattttagaGAGCTTTCTGTGTAGTTGGTCCTTGATTTTCACAGtgtgaaaggaaagagaaggcatagacaaagcagaacaaaacctgAAAGTTTGTGAGAATGTGGTGGAGGAAAGAGGTCAGTgtgctggtttgggctgggctgggtttggtttttcttttccaagatgGAAGCAGCAGAATTTCAGTATTCAGGCaaatagtaattttattatCTGGCAGATTCTGCAGCCATTTGCTTCATTGCTTGTCTTGAAATCTCAAATGCAGTGATGTTCTTCTGCaatggtgttatttttttaaattgtatttgtgGTGTAAAACAGAATCAAGTAAATGTCTGTTCtgtctctcccctctccctctgttTTTGCAGAAGTACAGGGCAAACCATaaaaatgcagacagaaaaCCTGGGTGTTGTTTATTATGTCAACAAGGACTTTAAAAATGAATACAAAGGAGTCTCATTACAGAAAGTGGAGAAGAGTGTGGAAGAGGATTATGTATCCAACATTCGTAATAACTGCTGGAAGGAGAGGCAACAAAGTAAGTTTGCTGATATGTATCTTTTCATGGAATTATgcattactattaaaaaaaaaaagattgtctTAGTTAAGAATGAAGTGCTTGTGttattaaaatatctgaaggaaaaggcaaaTGTAAGGTTCCCTACTGTTCTAGCACCTCAAATTGTCCCCAATGTCCcctaatttctgtgttttactcAGTGAACTGACCACTATCTGCAAATCAGCAGCAGTTTTAAGATGCTACTCCACTATTTGTGGTCATGTCTCAAAATTAAAGACTACATTGAActgaaaatgagagagagaaattgcTGTCAGGGAGGGATGAAAGCTAAGAATTCTCTTGTCTTCCACACTGTTTTGTCCTGGCAGCATTTCATTGCCCTAGGTGCTTTTGCATAAATACACaaataagtaagtaaataaacCAAAAGTTTGTTTAGGTGTttgcaaggaaggaaaaaaaaaatgactcaCCTTGGAACACAGTACATACAAGCCAGGTGACCAAGGACATGCAGCATGTCCTGTAAAACATCCTGAGCTGTAGATCAGTGCTTCATCTTCTGCCAGTGCTGATGGGGTTTTCCCCCCTCATTTGGTACTTTGGCCACATCAGACCTTAAACACACTTGtccattttcttcagcagaGTGTAGAGCTGGAAGGCTAGCTTGCTTTTACACAGATTTACTGACATGTTATATTTGTGTCTCCTCTGATATATTTACTGTCTACATGTATTTGAAAAGGCTCATTTAATAGATGCACTTTCCTAttggggagggaaagagaggaaagaatcCTTTCCCCACTTTTCAGCATTTATTCCTGATGTGCTTACTTCTATAAGCATGAGCAGAGTGCTGACAACACAGAGGCCCATTAtcccatatatatatacatatatatatatgtgccaGGGAAAAAAGTGATGGCTGGAGAAAATCCCTGATCCTAGTATCAAGAAGCAAAATTAACTTGCAAGCAGTGAGTGGGATGTTGTTTGCTATTTGTGGCTTTTCAGGCAGTGAGAACTACCCACACTGGTTTTGAGAAAGCAGCCCCTAATagattttctctctttataGAAATGGCTGTTTCTCTGGTTTTAAGGATTAAAAATACCTGCTGTGTGTGGATCTCCTTGACAGTTAAAAATCTTTCCAGTGTtgtttgacattttaaaatgcctttctaATCCATTTGGAGTTGATGAGCTGATGTAATGGAATTAAAATGCTCAGCAAGGTTAAGCTATTGAATACCAGTATAATAGAGACCTCTTTTATTAATATCTCTGCACACTGGCAGCATGAAACAGCATCAGCTGAAGGAATGGGCTTCACATTCAGAATGGGTTTGGGGCAAAGAGAGGACACCAGAGGTGTCAGTAATCTGGGAGGTCACAGAGTGCAGCCTGTGTTTGTGGTGTTTAATGAGATGTGACAGAAGCCAGaggtgggggtgggtgggtttgTTTGGCTTGGGGTTTGGTTAtattttgttgtggggtttttgtttttaatcaggCACTGCTGTGTATGAAATATGGGGGTGCTGGGAGGCTCTTTGCTGCTCAAAGAGATGAAATGTTAGTGAAGAGCCAGCAAAGAGAAGCTGTGGTGTTTGTGGGTAGTtagaacagcaggaaaacaggCGAGGATCAAACCTCGAGACGGCGCCGAGAAGGACCTGCGAATGGGTTGAGttttttaacctgaaaaatctcttttttggtttttttccttttccccctgcagAAACAGACCTGCTGTATGCAGCTAAGGTGTACCGGGACGACCGTCTCCGCAAGAAAGCAGATTCCATGTCCATGGACAACTGCAAGGAGCTGGAGCGGCTGACCAGCCTCTACCGGGGGGGCTGAGTTGCCCCTGCACACCCACACCTCTGCCCGGGCCCTTACCTCTCTGGTAAAGTGAGATGAGATTTAGTTTCACACAGGAATGCTGGAAAAGAAGGGTTGGATGTCAAACTCTACTGTGTAGCTGTTTCCAGAAACCTTATGCTGAAATATCATTTAATGGCTTCTTTACCTACTGTGAAATATAGGTAACTTTTAATTGTCTAGGTTTTACTTCAAAGCTTCTGTGAATTCTTTCAGCAGAGAGAATAGCTCAGAAAGGATGCTATCCTTGTAGAGACTTAGTC
It includes:
- the DNAJB14 gene encoding dnaJ homolog subfamily B member 14 isoform X3 gives rise to the protein MHRDRAGGAGGREPRPRPPLPRQGPEALPHRDGPSIKKCENYYEVLGVSKDAGEEDLKKAYRKLALKFHPDKNHAPGATEAFKKIGNAYAVLSNPEKRKQYDFTGSEEQTCSHPSNSRFNFHRGCEADITPEDLFNMFFGGAFPTGSVHSFSNGRAGYSHPNQHRQSGHEREEERGDGGFSMFIQLMPIIVLILVSLLSQLMVSNPPYALYPRTSTGQTIKMQTENLGVVYYVNKDFKNEYKGVSLQKVEKSVEEDYVSNIRNNCWKERQQKTDLLYAAKVYRDDRLRKKADSMSMDNCKELERLTSLYRGG
- the DNAJB14 gene encoding dnaJ homolog subfamily B member 14 isoform X1 yields the protein MEGNRDEAEKCIGIAREALEAGNRDRALRFLGKAQKLYPTETARVLLEAIMKNGSAAGGGAYCRKPASSSEQTKASSTKESNASAAGESGKGYTKDQMEGVFSIKKCENYYEVLGVSKDAGEEDLKKAYRKLALKFHPDKNHAPGATEAFKKIGNAYAVLSNPEKRKQYDFTGSEEQTCSHPSNSRFNFHRGCEADITPEDLFNMFFGGAFPTGSVHSFSNGRAGYSHPNQHRQSGHEREEERGDGGFSMFIQLMPIIVLILVSLLSQLMVSNPPYALYPRTSTGQTIKMQTENLGVVYYVNKDFKNEYKGVSLQKVEKSVEEDYVSNIRNNCWKERQQKTDLLYAAKVYRDDRLRKKADSMSMDNCKELERLTSLYRGG
- the DNAJB14 gene encoding dnaJ homolog subfamily B member 14 isoform X2 — its product is MEGNRDEAEKCIGIAREALEAGNRDRALRFLGKAQKLYPTETARVLLEAIMKNGSAAGGGAYCRKPASSSEQTKASSTKESNASAAGESGKGYTKDQMEGVFSIKKCENYYEVLGVSKDAGEEDLKKAYRKLALKFHPDKNHAPGATEAFKKIGNAYAVLSNPEKRKQYDFTGSEEQTCSHPSNSRFNFHRGCEADITPEDLFNMFFGGAFPTGSVHSFSNGRAGYSHPNQHRQSGHEREEERGDGGFSMFIQLMPIIVLILVSLLSQLMVSNPPYALYPRTSTGQTIKMQTENLGVVYYVNKDFKNEYKGVSLQKVEKSVEEDYVSNIRNNCWKERQQSKNRPAVCS